In Flavobacteriales bacterium, the DNA window TAAAGAGCGATTTGCAGCTTCATTGGGGCCAACAGTTAGTAGATTCTTTATAAAAGGAATCGGATTTACTACTGGAATAAATTACAAGATTATATCAAAAAAGAAATACTCTATAGGCATAGATGCTATATACCTTTGCAATTTAAAATCAGAATCTAGCGCTGGTAGAGGCGAAACAGTTCTAACAACTTATTCAATCCCGTTATCCCAATTTACGGCAACCGGTATTTCATTCGATTACAAATTTGAAAACCAAAATAGGATTAGAATTACACCAACTTATTACGCCCCAATTAAAACGTACAGTTCGGTGCTTACGTTTGGAATAAGAGATGAGAATTTAGAAAAAAAGATTAATACCCGATTCAAAGCATCTTTCGGATTACACTTTACAATATTGGTGACTCATTTATGAGAATACCAATGCCAAGTAGCCTATCTCTTTAAAATTTTAACCGAACCAGAACCTGTAGAAAGGATATACATACCGCTAGCAACGTTCGATAAATCTATCGTATTAGCGTTCTTAACATCTAGTATGCCATTCCCTAGCAAATCCAAAACTTTCCCAGTTACCTTTTGATTTAAGTTTACTAATCCTGAAGTTGGATTAGGTGATACAGAAAGAGCTTCAATAGTAGAAAGATTTTCTACTCCCACACCAATACAACTCCCAACACCCGAACCATCAATTGTAATATTAATGTTAAACGTATATGGATAAACAAAAGCATTACTAAATCTTAAATCCATGTTTACAGCAATTACATATAGCCCAGATAATGTTGGAGTTCCTAAAAACTTCATACAACTAATTGAGGTCCCTGTTATACCTGACGGTTGAAATACACACGATGCATCTTCACACACATATGAAATTCCAGGAGGTAATCCTGTAACACTAGTTACCCAAGCAGAGTCTAAACTGAGTGTTACCATGGCACCAATATTTACTGTTGTATCATTAGGATATACAAAAGTTGACGTTTCATCATATGGTTGATTTTCACATCCATTTTCTTGCACAGCAGGCCATATCCCTACACTCGTGTACGCCTCATCCGGTGTACAAAGACCAACACCAGCTGACACACTTACTGAAAAAATCAGTTGACCAACTGCCAACAAGAATAATGCAAGATGCTTTTTCATAATATTTTAACTGAAGCTAAAAATAAGACAATTAAATTCTTTCGAACCATTTCAAATTTGAAATTGAATTAAATTT includes these proteins:
- a CDS encoding T9SS type A sorting domain-containing protein, with the translated sequence MKKHLALFLLAVGQLIFSVSVSAGVGLCTPDEAYTSVGIWPAVQENGCENQPYDETSTFVYPNDTTVNIGAMVTLSLDSAWVTSVTGLPPGISYVCEDASCVFQPSGITGTSISCMKFLGTPTLSGLYVIAVNMDLRFSNAFVYPYTFNINITIDGSGVGSCIGVGVENLSTIEALSVSPNPTSGLVNLNQKVTGKVLDLLGNGILDVKNANTIDLSNVASGMYILSTGSGSVKILKR